Proteins from a genomic interval of Lolium perenne isolate Kyuss_39 chromosome 1, Kyuss_2.0, whole genome shotgun sequence:
- the LOC127327828 gene encoding uncharacterized protein, protein MAGIRLTPDEPELPHGTPPRPQLPLPVAGAGVAAGGGGSGSGGLEMASDDERSVAADSWSVRSDYGSTLDDEQRYTDAADVLAAAAAAANFPSAASDYCSDKDDQDSGEVEGSMLGLQSYWDASYSEDLANYQEHGHAGEIWFGANVMDTVAIWTKKLCANFIQGGTSSTNDNNNCEGDDKDFFNYPILDLGTGNGLLLQALAKQGFSNLTGTDYSEGAIELARNLAARDGFTTISFVVDDVLETKLDRKFKIITDKGTLDAIGLHPDGRAKRVMYWESVSNLVEPGGIVVITSCNHTKNELLQEVEDFSVQKSVKEDADRGVSDVQPVFRYLDHVQTYPTIMFGGVEGSQVCTVAFQRA, encoded by the exons ATGGCTGGAATCAGGCTGACGCCCGACGAGCCCGAGCTGCCGCATGGTACCCCGCCTAGACCCCAGCTGCCGCTCcccgtcgccggcgccggagtcgcagcgggcggcggcggcagcggcagcggtggACTGGAGATGGCCTCGGACGATGAGAGGTCGGTGGCGGCAGACTCGTGGTCCGTGCGGAGCGATTACGGGAGCACGCTCGACGACGAGCAGCGCTACACTGACGCCGCCGACGTGCTCGCCGCGGCGGCTGCCGCCGCCAACTTCCCCTCCGCCGCCTCCGATTACTG TTCTGATAAAGATGACCAAGATTCTGGCGAGGTTGAAGGTTCAATGTTGGGGCTGCAAAGTTATTGGGATGCTTCTTATTCAGAAGATCTAGCAAATTATCAGGAACATGGGCATGCtggagaaatatg GTTCGGTGCAAATGTAATGGATACTGTTGCTATTTGGACAAAAAAGTTATGTGCAAACTTTATCCAAGGAGGTACTTCATCGACTAATGACAACAACAATTGTGAAGGTGATGATAAAGACTTCTTCAACTACCCTATCCTTGATCTTGGAACTGGGAACGGCCTCCTTCTGCAAGCACTTGCCAAGCAGGG ATTCTCAAATTTAACAGGAACTGATTACAGTGAAGGAGCCATTGAACTTGCAAGAAACCTTGCTGCTCGTGATGGATTCACTACTATAAGTTTCGTG GTTGATGATGTACTTGAGACGAAGTTAGACAGGAAATTTAAAATCATTACAGATAAAGGGACTTTGGATGCCATTGGATTGCATCCGGATGGACGTGCAAAAAG AGTGATGTATTGGGAGTCTGTATCAAACTTGGTTGAACCTGGTGGCATCGTG GTCATAACATCATGCAATCACACAAAGAACGAGCTTCTACAAGAAGTAGAAGACTTCAGCGTGCAAAAGTCTGTTAAAGAGGACGCGGACAGAGGTGTAAGCGACGTGCAACCGGTTTTCCGGTACTTGGATCATGTCCAAACATATCCTACCATCATGTTTGGCGGAGTTGAGGGGTCTCAAGTGTGCACCGTGG